The proteins below are encoded in one region of Telopea speciosissima isolate NSW1024214 ecotype Mountain lineage chromosome 10, Tspe_v1, whole genome shotgun sequence:
- the LOC122643979 gene encoding AUGMIN subunit 2-like: MSMGNDTTWVGKKPLRRLGGMSDALSIAADLGFSVPPPPSQEDIQNLSITNGDKSDELIRALRELSTVQRKIADLQVELQGRKDDKNVAHLTHVHEMEKKIESLARITTILKDVIQNKDRIIARLQQPYSLDCIPVEAEYQKEFSELLLMAASDYGALTASVADFQWSQNFKEPPSVWGEMLRPIPVALASCTRFFEAMSAMRETFATLKQLRVGSSLPTTPPRRSSQGVVGDSDCVTPPPWREEPSLDGMVIRNHMRQEEEDETSEGGDPHQIDSMSQRRLSWPPSVKKTSVIN, from the exons ATGTCGATGGGGAACGATACGACTTGGGTTGGAAAGAAGCCTCTGAGACGGCTTGGAGGAATGTCCGATGCGTTATCTATCGCAGCTGATCTCGGTTTCTCcgttcctcctcctccttctcag GAAGACATACAAAATTTGTCCATTACCAATGGTGACAAGAGTGATGAGTTGATAAGAGCCTTAAGAGAGCTTAGCACGGTGCAGAGAAAAATAGCAGATTTGCAAGTAGAACTTCAAGGTCGGAAG GATGATAAGAATGTGGCACATCTAACACATGTAcatgaaatggagaagaagattgaatcTTTGGCAAGGATTACTACTATCCTTAAGGATGTTATTCAGAATAAG GATCGCATCATAGCTCGACTTCAACAACCATATTCACTAGACTGCATCCCAGTGGAAGCAGAATATCAG AAGGAATTCTCAGAATTATTGCTCATGGCTGCTAGTGATTATGGGGCCCTTACGGCATCTGTTGCAGATTTTCAGTGGAGCCAGAATTTCAAGGAGCCACCATCTGTATGGGGG GAAATGCTCCGACCAATTCCAGTTGCGCTGGCATCATGCACCCGGTTCTTTGAAGCTATGTCTGCAATGAGAGAAACGTTTGCCACACTTAAACAATTGCGTGTTGGTTCTTCATTGCCCACCACACCTCCCAGGCGTTCTTCTCAAGGGGTGGTAGGAGACTCTGATTGTGTCACTCCACCTCCTTGGAGAGAGGAACCAAGCTTGGATGGCATGGTTATCAGAAACCACATGaggcaagaggaagaagatgagactAGTGAGGGAGGTGACCCTCATCAGATTGATAGCATGAGCCAGAGGAGGTTATCTTGGCCTCCCTCAGTCAAGAAGACTTCTGTAATCAATTAG
- the LOC122643197 gene encoding probable calcium-binding protein CML41 encodes MATAVVSKATLSKCFSNKSFVLSVQRLQHSKKQSRNDELQQIFRHLDTNGNGKIEGSELRSYLASKKEFMSPEEAQAVTNELVAAGGDSLTLSFDDFAMLMERQGGDDDLKRGFQMFAGKRSGSITSEDLQRIFKMSNEECKSIIKAFDLNGDGVIDFPEFQQMMA; translated from the coding sequence ATGGCAACTGCTGTTGTTTCCAAGGCAACATTATCCAAATGCTTCTCCAACAAGAGCTTCGTGCTAAGTGTCCAGCGCCTTCAGCATTCCAAAAAACAATCAAGAAATGATGAACTCCAACAAATATTTCGTCACTTGGATACTAATGGTAATGGGAAAATCGAAGGATCTGAACTCAGATCCTACCTTGCCTCCAAAAAGGAGTTCATGTCACCTGAGGAGGCTCAAGCTGTGACCAATGAACTCGTTGCAGCAGGTGGCGACAGTTTGACGCTCAGCTTTGATGATTTTGCAATGTTGATGGAGCGTCAAGGTGGGGATGATGATCTGAAAAGAGGGTTTCAGATGTTCGCTGGGAAGAGGTCTGGGTCCATTACATCAGAGGATTTGCAGAGGATATTCAAAATGTCAAATGAAGAGTGCAAGAGCATCATAAAGGCATTCGACCTCAACGGCGATGGAGTGATTGATTTCCCTGAGTTCCAGCAGATGATGGCTTAA
- the LOC122643198 gene encoding probable calcium-binding protein CML41 translates to MATAVVSKATLSKCFSNKSFVLSVHRLQHSKKQSRNDELQQIFRHLDTNGNGKIEGSELRSYLASKKEFMSPKEAQAVTNELVAAGGDSLTLSFDDFAMLMERQGGDDDLNRGFQMFAGKRSGSITSEDLQRIFKMSNEECKSIIKAFDLNGDGVIDFPEFQQMMA, encoded by the coding sequence ATGGCAACTGCTGTTGTTTCCAAGGCAACATTATCCAAATGCTTCTCCAACAAGAGCTTCGTGCTAAGTGTCCATCGCCTTCAGCATTCCAAAAAACAATCAAGAAATGATGAGCTCCAACAAATATTTCGTCACTTGGATACTAATGGTAATGGGAAAATCGAAGGATCTGAACTCAGATCCTACCTTGCCTCCAAAAAGGAGTTCATGTCACCTAAGGAGGCTCAAGCTGTGACCAATGAACTCGTTGCAGCAGGCGGCGACAGTTTGACGCTCAGCTTTGATGATTTTGCAATGTTGATGGAGCGTCAAGGTGGGGATGATGATCTGAACAGAGGCTTTCAGATGTTCGCTGGGAAGAGGTCTGGGTCCATTACATCAGAGGATTTGCAGAGGATATTCAAAATGTCAAATGAAGAGTGCAAGAGCATCATAAAGGCATTCGACCTCAATGGCGATGGTGTGATTGATTTCCCTGAGTTCCAGCAGATGATGGCTTAA